In Sebastes umbrosus isolate fSebUmb1 chromosome 15, fSebUmb1.pri, whole genome shotgun sequence, the genomic window gaggtggagcgagctgagtgaaggcaggcagcggagcagagtacagcagagactccggtcctggagaccaaagctacggtctcccccgcgtcctccgaccgcggccaacactgtttaacagacgagcttcactagatacaaccaagaggttttggtgcttcactggagtttgtgttggagtcttgtctgaacagcggagacacacatgtgagcgcgcatatgtttatacgtgtaagaagttacaaacagtccctttaagttagtATACTAAGTTCCAAATAGAGGCGAGACAATAATAACGTACGTTTTGGGTAATGTTTTGTTTGGTAatgttttcttaaagaaagtatactttaaatcttcagtagtcagtatatttttggcataattgggcaaaaattccataataacctttcagcatattataattcaagtgttctgagagaaaactagacttctgctcctcctcatggctctgttttcaggcttgagAACATctagcaccggaggacaccggaggtacatgattattttcagattacctgtctcatgcactgctgtcaggatatagtgaccgttttatttattaatcatatttgctccgtttctacctactgcagctttaagtgtcaTTAATAGTAAATAGAAATAATGATAATGTAGCCCTTTTTTATAATGTTAACAGGAACAGAAAACATCCAGATTACAGTAAGCCTCCCGCTCCACCCCCTACACTCCCCTGACCTGCACTGCAAACCACAACATCACCATCCTCTACTACCACAGTGAGGACATCTCTATTCACATCCACAGTTTACCTCTTTGTCCCATCCGCAGATCATGCTCCCCACAGAGAGGCCCATGCCTCTGTAACCCACCATCATGTTACACAGCAGCTTGGAGGCAGCAGCCACAGAGATCCTGTGGTTGTTCCTCAGCCTGTACAGCCTGGATGGATAAAATCAAATCAGTGATGCAGGTGGTGCAGGTTAGCAATGATCAATTCTATATCGGGGcacatttctctttcatttaatacaaaaagGTCAACGTAAGtcatcatttattttgcataaaATGCATATTCTATACTGGAATTTGCTGTCTTTGTGCTGTCCGATTTGCTAAATGTCAGGTTTTGCTCCTCAGATTAACactaaaatacatgtttttgtatataatCATATtagctccaatctcgcctacttcagctctAAGTGATAAAAAGGGACTGACAGACCAATGTTGAAAACACTGCATGACAGACCTGCACTCTTTGGCCAGGAGTCTCTCCCAGTACTGGCAGTCCGCAGCGCTGCCCGACATGGTGCCCAGCAGGTAGGGGTTGATCTCGATGACCTTGTTGACATCGTTGGACGCTGCAGAGCCGCGATACATTTGGGGGAAAGGAGACATTTAGTGAGCAAGATTACAGCATTGAAGCAGCATAGAGTATCCCAGTGTAGCAGCACCTTGATTACACGTGTTACATTTTGTGACCATCATGGTCCCTAAATGTTACATTTCAAATGTCCACTCCTCTTTGGGACCTTTTGTTGCTTGAGCTGACTAGAGTCTGATTtaatgatgtacagtatattgatgGTAGCTGGGCAATAAGACTGACTGGgtcatgtcactccttccttaTCTTTACAGATAAGACTATGAGGAATGATATGAGCTATGTGTTTGCACAATCTACTTGTCCCACACATTTCCAAACATGTTGTGCAGTTCCATCCATCTTTTCTAACATTTTCCAGGTCTGGAAGAGAGAAGTAATAATGTGTTGTCTATTCACCTAAGTAACGGCCAGCTGAGGCTCTGGAGTCCACAGCCACGATGACTCCATGTCTGAACTTGAAGGCCAGGGTGGTCGTGCCGTGGTTCAGGTCTATGCACACACCTCCGTCACGGTTGCAGGATTTGAGAAACCCTGAGGgctaaaatgaaagcagagtggacaCATGATGCGTAATGGCACtataagtgtatgtgtgtgtgtgtgtgtaagagaacACGAGAGTGCAATATCAATCACAATCTAATATTCTTTGACAATAACTCGTGATAGTGAAGGTAAAAGCATTATATGAGACGCAAAGCTGCACCACAAGCTGAAAGTCACAGACGCGTAAAAGAGATCGATCCAAAGCGCGTCTGGACGCTTTTACGCACGCAGCAGCTGGTTTACCAGATCACATTCAGAGAATTACTTTCTTACCAAAACTTGATGAAAATGATACTCACGTCTACACCCACAGGCACTGCAAATTCTTGAGTTTTGGTCCCGAAATTGTAGTGGTTCGTTCGGTCGACGAGGTGCGTCTGTCCTGCTGGAAGAATCTGCCCACGGAGTTCAGCATAAGGCTTAAAACCAGTGACTTGGAAGAGAGCCATTATGTGTCAAACTATACTCGGTAGTATACTCAGTATATACTATAACTATACTATAGTTCAGGGGTTCCAAAAACGACGAAGGCGATCTGACAAAGCGAGGAGGATAATTTCCTTGTGCGTGACGAGGAATTCGAAAGTGAAAGAGTTTAAAAACTACTTCATTGTTGTCCTGAATGTCCTCTGAAAATAAGATGCTAAATAGCACTAAATCTATGCGAAATtatgattaaatatatttggccagtcctgtgtttttttgtaacttAAAAAGttaatcaaaatacaaaaacacaacactccGCCATATTCAtctagaataaaaaaaaaatggctctAAAAACCCGCATTGACCAATAGGAGAGCAGGATATTTGTTTCGTCATCAGTCTCTCAGCAAAATGTAGAATTCAGGTTTGTGGAAGCCAGCAGAGCTAGATCACATTATTGATCACACAAAATCTAATGCAGTTAGGTTAAttaagtattatatatatacattaacatAACATGCCTATACGTCCTTTTCATACTGGGGCTTcaaatattacagtaaataattacaaaacatgaaacaaagaaaTTATGCAACAGGTAGAATtgtattcaatttttttattattattattccacactgtaaaaacacgTTACTGCTTACTGTagaactgcagtatttctgAACTCTTCCACATTAAAGTGAAGCAAAGAGCAGCAGAGTAAAAAAACGATGATGAAAATGTCAATCAAATGTCTGAGATGTCCCACTACTTCTATTTATTAATGTGAATGTTGTGGTGATTATATGGATTGACGTCGTGTGCGTGCGTCGTGGCTCAGGCTGTGTCCATCTGCTGCACGGCCTCCTGCACAACCTCCAGCTTGAAGGGGACTACTTTCTCCGTCAGGATCGCTGTGGTGCCCGGACCATACCTGTATTTCATTTTCctaaggagagaggaagagagagagatggagatgggcGAAGCTTGATCAAGTTTTGTTTtacagaataaataatatattgatGGAGGTTTTCCACTTTGATATTCAAAACTATTGTTTTGTCTGCAAGTGGTAAGTTGTTGATTAAAAAGCTAAGGATTACATGTTAGTCACAAACCAGGGACAAACTAAAGATATGCACCACTCTCTGAGAAGGAAATCTGATGCAGATGTGGTTCAACATGAAACCTCTTCTTGTAAGAAACACACTGGCCTACCTGTTGTCTTTGTACTCTGACACCTGGTAGGGTCTGATGTAGTCCACTCCTTGTCTGGTGATGACGCAGATGTCGATGTTGTTGCCTGAGCCGAGGTCACTCATGATGCCCGCGTGGATGGCAAGACGCACCAGCTCCTTCGCCTTCTCCAGCTTATGAGGAGTCAGAgaaatgatggagagagagagagagagagagagagagagagagagaaacagacagagacatGGAAGAACATGAAGGAGAAGACATTCATCAGTTTTAAAATCCACCTTCCCAAATACCTACACTCTCTttcatgtttaatctttttttGTGATCTATTTCTTTGAATTTCCTTATACACAATATAACATTGGGCAGTGAGATGAGTGAGTAGGccttaataaaaaaacacatcatagtaATATATGCATcctaacaaataaaaataaataaataattgaataaatatttgcaaaaaacaaaaaacaagaaaaataaataaagatgaataACTTGGTTCTGTGTGTAGAATTattactaaaaataaatatatgggTCATCTTGGTCATCCTGAATAGGTacgttattaaaggaccataatAGTAAGATAGAAATTAAGTCAGCGATTGGCGATATACAACGTGGTGCTAGGAGtagctctcggccactttcatttaGTCAAATTAGCTTTCAGAGGACAAAAAGGATGGAGGCCCCTGATCTAGAGGCTTATTTATGTAGTATAGTCCCCCCACACTACAGTCATccaattaaacaattaaattaCGTTGTGATCATGTCTAAATGATCACGACCAGCAATCATTGTCACGATGTGTAACAGCAGCTGTCCAGGTGGCGTACCTCCATGTCAGGTTTGAACCCGTCCTCTAGAATCCCAAGAGCAGCCAGATCACCAGATCCTGCACGGACACACGGTGAAGTGAAGATGTAGCCAGAGAGAGGATCAAATGCAAAACTGCAGCtaattaaaatgttgattatATTGGTAAATTATAGAATGACATCATAATATACGATAGAACTTGTTTTGATAtgatagagagacagataaaCCAGCAAAGAACCCAAGGAAAAGATGACACAGTAACAGTGCCGTCAGCGCTTATACAACATTGTTTTGCCACATGCTGTACATACCCATAGAAAGGTAAGGCACCTCGTTCACACTCCCATACGGCCCCACCGTGTACAGGTGGTTCCCAGTGCAATCTACTCCTCCCAGTATAAGACTGGCACCAATCTGTCCGTGATACCTGAGGGGCACAGAGATCCAAGTCTGATTACCACCACTGTGTGAGTTTAACTCATTCACAACACCTCTAGATGCAAACACACGAGCAACACGAACCTGTACAGCATATCCTGTAGTATGTTGACGGCCATGATGACACGAGGGTTCCTCCCGCTGTTCAGAGAGAAGATGGTGAGGTTGGAGGACAGAATATCCGTGGTCTTCTCTGTGTCTGCAGCTGTGCCTGCTCCACAACAACTACGGAGAGAGGGATCAGAGAGATcgaggaagaagagatgaggGGAAAATAAGAACAAGATAAAGtggaaaactaaactaaactaatttCTTCTCCCTCAATAGCCTCAATATCCCAGAATGCAATGCAACCACAACTTGCATTTGGGAAATCTGTCATCGATAGCACGTTACTGTAATTACAAGTCTGATTTCAAACGAGAAGTCTCCATAGGACTGTCTACTTTCCAGCTGTTTTTATGTGGCAAACAACAGACTGTATGTAAAGATGGACGaagcatctccacttcctcccaccgtatggaagtgaagccaaaatacaGTCAATGTCGCCAACCTTAAAAGGTCACTGTAGGGCATTCTGGGATATGTAGGAAATCACAAGTAAAGGAGGCAGTTTAAGGTAAAATATGTAGGAGGCTCCAAAAAAGGAAATTACATTTCATTGCAAAACAACTAGAATTGCATTGGACATCATAGaccagcggtcagcaacctgcgtctcttcagctcctctccagtggctccctgtggagctttaaaaatggaaatgaataactgtttctgtttgtttacattttcatttttatttatcattgttgtaggtctatggtacgacggtacgacggagtattagggccacattgaggaaaaaaatgtatctgagatttccagaataaagtcataatattataaagtagtaatgttatttaatttttttctcgttaagttatttaatttattctctcaatattacaacttattttctggtaaagttatgactttattctcgtaatatttcgactttttttctcgttaagttatgactttattctcgtaatattatgacataactctgtaaatctcagatgtgttttccctcaatgtggccctaatactccgtagtacattgtctctttggtcctcactgcattagacttatatactatatacttagactataaactgtgttaccttcatcacaatgatcagatgttttgtgtgtaagctgtataaactgtataatgttttgtggctccagacagatttttttttttttgcactaaaatgtctcttttaatagtaaaggttgctgacccctgtcatAGATGGATAATAGCGGGAGTACTTTGACTTCCTCTGCCTCTGGTTTCAGGGTACCATGTGTATGAGACCTACTATATATTTGGAGCTATGTAGTGGATCTTGGCGCACATCTTGTCGGCCACCACTTCACTGGAGGTCGCTCTTGTGTCTGCTCCCAGCACCACCCCATCctgcaccaacacacacacaaattggGATACTGGTAACCACTCAAATTGTCATCCCCTCTGGTTGCCCTTGGGCaaggcatttcttttttttcctttttttttttattgcaagacaaaagacaatacattaacacaacaacaagagGACGACAAGAACAGTGAACACAGGCCAGTTagcacatttctgtgtgtgtgtgtttgcgcgtGAGCGTGCGTACGAGTATGTGCCCATGTCTATAGGGTGGAtacatggagagaggagaggttaataaaaaaaatatatatatttatatacatacatatgcatacatgcatataaacaaataaatacacaaattaaaaataaataaataaattattaagtAGTTAACTAAGGGGAAGCATAGGAGaggaaataactaaataaatgagcAAGGAACATAATTAATTCTACTAATAATTAGACTAATAATAACAGTTATAACAACGATTATACGCAGCCCCGTCCACCGGCAGCGAGGCACAACAGGGGCACCGTCAGGGACCTCCAGAGCAGGTCAGCGGGGTCAGTTCGGCAGGGTCAACTAGCTTATTGTTTCATATTGTACTTATTGATTTGAAGTTGTATTTGTgcatctattctattttattttatttttctttaattatttatttttgactgaATGACCCAGCATTGGGCCGCCCCCAGACCCTTATAGGAGAGGGCTGGCCCATTGTGGGCATGATCCCCATGACCCAGGGGAGGGGGCTGTTTTATGGAGGATGGACAGTCATGAGATTTGGATGTGAAAGGGAGGAATAAGTTGACCCAGCCTTCCTTCCCCCTGGGCAAGGCATTTCAATCTCAGTCGGTCCAGTGGAGCTGCCCAGTCACCAGCAGTGGAGATGCACTGGGCAGCTCCTGTCATACATATGCATCATGGCAATGCAGATGCAAACAGAGACTTCATTGTTTACCTTCCTACAATCTGGTATactaaaaacaatgtaaaaaaatctaatttatgGCTCATGGACTAAAGTCACCCCTCTGGTCCAGCTCAGTTTACACAGCTCTATACTCGCCTTGAACACCATTCCTGCTATTGTGGTGCCTGTTTTCATAGGTTTAGGTGTGTGTCCATCAAAAAGACCCTCTAATGCAGCATTCctagagggaaggagagaagagggagggtCAACTGATGAATATATgttatatagatataataacCGTCATCATTGATTCAACTGATAaacaagcaggaaaaaaaaagttactttcacttttgatctTTTTGATTTTGACTCgttttaatgtattttctttattgatACAGCCTGCTGCTCATAAtatataaaagaagaagaagctcatACCTCGCTGCGTTGTCGAAATTGAACCCAGCTGCAGGAGTTTGGAGGACATTTGATAGCGCCATGCTGGAGAGTTGAGCTGCGGCTTCTCTGCGCGTCTCGATGCGCCTGAGGTCGCTGTTCTGAGcgtcacctctcctcctccttctctttcgaTTTTGGAGTGAAAAAATGGAGAAACGCTGCACGGACGCACAAGTTAAAGGAGTCAGCACCGGGGTGAGTAAATCCGGATCGGTTTACTAGTATCTTTCATCCAGCCTGCTGAaaaagcagcagtagtagtgatGCCTTTTACGCGCCTTTTACGCGCATTTTACGCG contains:
- the psmb8a gene encoding proteasome subunit beta type-8 isoform X2, with protein sequence MALFQVTGFKPYAELRGQILPAGQTHLVDRTNHYNFGTKTQEFAVPVGVDPSGFLKSCNRDGGVCIDLNHGTTTLAFKFRHGVIVAVDSRASAGRYLASNDVNKVIEINPYLLGTMSGSAADCQYWERLLAKECRLYRLRNNHRISVAAASKLLCNMMVGYRGMGLSVGSMICGWDKEGPGLYYVDDNGTRLSGCMFSTGCGNSYAYGVVDSGYREDMTVEEAYELGRRGITHATHRDAYSGGSVNMYHMQEDGWIKVCKDDVSELIHRYRKGMF
- the psmb8a gene encoding proteasome subunit beta type-8 isoform X1 — its product is MALFQVTGFKPYAELRGQILPAGQTHLVDRTNHYNFGTKTQEFAVPVGVDPSGFLKSCNRDGGVCIDLNHGTTTLAFKFRHGVIVAVDSRASAGRYLASNDVNKVIEINPYLLGTMSGSAADCQYWERLLAKECRLYRLRNNHRISVAAASKLLCNMMVGYRGMGLSVGSMICGWDKEGPGLYYVDDNGTRLSGRMFSTGCGNSYAYGVVDSGYREDMTVEEAYELGRRGIAHATHRDAYSGGSVNMYHMQEDGWIKVCKDDVSELIHRYRKGMF
- the psmb8a gene encoding proteasome subunit beta type-8 isoform X3, translated to MALFQVTGFKPYAELRGQILPAGQTHLVDRTNHYNFGTKTQEFAVPVGVDPSGFLKSCNRDGGVCIDLNHGTTTLAFKFRHGVIVAVDSRASAGRYLASNDVNKVIEINPYLLGTMSGSAADCQYWERLLAKECRLYRLRNNHRISVAAASKLLCNMMVGYRGMGLSVGSMICGWDKEGPGLYYVDDNGTRLSGRMFSTGCGNSYAYGVVNSGYREDMTVEEAYELGRRGIAHATHRDTYSGGSVNMYHMQEDGWIKVCKDDVSELIHRYRKGMF
- the psmb13a gene encoding proteasome 20S subunit beta 13a, yielding MALSNVLQTPAAGFNFDNAARNAALEGLFDGHTPKPMKTGTTIAGMVFKDGVVLGADTRATSSEVVADKMCAKIHYIAPNIYCCGAGTAADTEKTTDILSSNLTIFSLNSGRNPRVIMAVNILQDMLYRYHGQIGASLILGGVDCTGNHLYTVGPYGSVNEVPYLSMGSGDLAALGILEDGFKPDMELEKAKELVRLAIHAGIMSDLGSGNNIDICVITRQGVDYIRPYQVSEYKDNRKMKYRYGPGTTAILTEKVVPFKLEVVQEAVQQMDTA